In the genome of Palaemon carinicauda isolate YSFRI2023 chromosome 15, ASM3689809v2, whole genome shotgun sequence, one region contains:
- the LOC137654060 gene encoding uncharacterized protein, with translation MEIELLDTIQENERRGALRTTNGLQLLLLAEALTDRGQHRNGIVTKELRDAAKALRMREGITVCHAYKTAAFVLINTEKYHEKFDRILADTSKFECLSRNPTEYIKRGATALPTLLMLLTTASICHLLSGDFGLGYLYRNVKTHKQGNPLRLVISQCPAPIYQLAKRLNALLTPYIPNKYCVISSAELLQKLKNSTCDGVIASMDVESLFTNVPVSVTIDFILD, from the coding sequence ATGGAAATCGAGCTCCTTGACACcatccaagaaaatgaacgtagaggtgccctacggacgactaatggcctccaactcctactcttggcagaagccctcactgaccgtggccaacatCGCAACGGGATCGTCACGAAGGAGCTGAGAGATGCTGCCAAAGCTCTTAGAATGCGAGAAGGGATCACTGTATGCCATGCATATAAAACGGctgccttcgttctcataaatacagagaaGTACCATGAAAAATTCGAtcgaattttggctgatacctcaaaatttgaatgCTTATCCCGAAACCCCACAGAGTATATAAAGAGGGGAGCAACCGCATTACCCACACTATTAATGCTGCTAACAACGGCGTCCATATGCCACCTACTTTCGGGGGATTTTGGGCTGGGCTActtatacagaaatgtaaaaacacacaagcaagggaaccctctccggcTTGTTATCAGTCAATGCCCGGCCCCTATATACCAGCTTGCAAAGAGACTGAATGCCTTGCTCACACCATATattcccaataaatattgtgtgataTCATCCGCAGAATTACTGCAAAAATTGAAAAATTCCACatgtgacggagttattgcctccatggatgtcgagtccctgtttactaacgttcccgtgagtgTAACAATAGACTTCATATTAGActga